In one window of Borrelia anserina Es DNA:
- the rpsK gene encoding 30S ribosomal protein S11: MSAKVSTNKKKVIKRSIGEGNVYIQATFNNTIVTVSDIKGNTLAWASAGGMGFKGAKKSTPYAAQMTAEAALGKVKDFGINYVHVFVKGPGIGRESAIRAVGSTGVIVKSISDITPIPHNGCRPKKTRRV; encoded by the coding sequence TTGAGTGCAAAAGTATCAACTAACAAGAAAAAGGTGATAAAACGAAGTATTGGTGAGGGTAATGTTTATATACAGGCTACTTTTAATAATACAATCGTAACTGTATCAGACATAAAAGGAAATACTTTAGCTTGGGCAAGTGCAGGTGGAATGGGCTTTAAGGGTGCTAAAAAATCAACTCCTTATGCTGCTCAGATGACTGCAGAAGCGGCTTTAGGTAAGGTTAAGGATTTTGGTATTAATTATGTTCATGTTTTTGTTAAAGGACCAGGAATTGGTAGAGAGTCTGCCATACGAGCTGTTGGATCGACAGGTGTAATTGTCAAATCAATCTCAGATATTACTCCAATACCACATAATGGGTGTAGACCTAAGAAAACTAGACGAGTTTAG